A single window of Vibrio sp. HB236076 DNA harbors:
- a CDS encoding DNA internalization-related competence protein ComEC/Rec2: MSFLAVVLTGSYWPIMPPLSSIVLLAMALIYFRNSKGFRYVLGIVLGLLVVLIHGNQQVSQSQLLSGIEENSIITAEIDSFFTPTNYGFKGNIRILSIDGVVLPWWHRAKVRLLSPTQWREGETAKGRIGLKPILGQYNQAGPDTERVAFSHQILAKATDLDLKLQKPASHWRTRWRQAIEVQINTLPSRAILAALSIGERGALSDQQWGLLQSSGLAHLLSVSGLHIGLVFWLAMTFARRTLTSFGMTLLMPYVFGLVIAGLYGYLTGFSIPTLRALMMCFVAVCFLITRRAFSLWYAQWLAFIWSLSLAPFSLLSASFWLSFIAVFCIGVTLISQPQHYGRNWIRAVYTHLSVSAFFVAMTGWFFAGVSWSSPLYNFIFVPYVSFLVMPLVLLAVFITPWLPSLTKGIWWLCNGLLEPMQYAMAWSPSSWLPIYPSTVLLLVIAAFVFNFRQWMTWRLALLVFLGFVLPWPQSNQRQSVHFFDVGHGLSVVFRDREQGVIYDTGPGNDNWSQASSVLTPWFYQQGLREISALFISHGDNDHAGGVSHIKKHWSPKYIFASQYGANYRLCRQGQRWQWNEWQFDIVWPPKIVRRAYNPHSCVVKATHKSGWRILLTGDMTATAEYLVQRTEIDLHSHVISVPHHGSKTSSTVAFIEAVDPEWAIVSASPYRRWNLPAIEVQQRYQERGIGWLETAKLGQVSWYYDGDKWSWNAQRQRILTPWYRQMMREEIE; the protein is encoded by the coding sequence ATGTCTTTTTTAGCGGTGGTGTTAACAGGCAGTTATTGGCCTATTATGCCACCGTTGTCATCCATCGTGTTGCTAGCAATGGCGCTGATTTATTTTAGAAATTCAAAAGGATTTCGTTACGTACTCGGCATTGTTCTTGGACTCTTGGTGGTTTTAATTCACGGTAATCAACAGGTGAGTCAAAGTCAGTTACTTTCTGGTATTGAAGAGAATAGTATCATAACTGCAGAGATTGACAGCTTTTTTACACCCACCAATTATGGATTTAAGGGCAATATTCGCATTTTATCTATCGATGGTGTGGTTTTACCTTGGTGGCATCGTGCAAAAGTGCGTTTATTGAGCCCCACACAGTGGCGTGAAGGGGAGACGGCCAAGGGGCGTATAGGATTAAAGCCTATTTTAGGTCAGTATAATCAAGCGGGCCCAGATACTGAACGTGTGGCCTTTAGCCATCAAATACTGGCCAAAGCCACTGACCTTGATCTTAAGTTACAAAAGCCAGCCTCACATTGGCGTACGCGTTGGCGTCAAGCGATTGAAGTACAGATAAACACATTACCGAGCAGGGCGATTTTGGCGGCATTGAGTATTGGTGAGCGAGGGGCATTGTCTGATCAGCAATGGGGTTTACTGCAGAGCAGCGGCTTGGCGCATTTGTTGTCGGTATCTGGTTTGCATATCGGTCTGGTTTTTTGGCTTGCAATGACATTCGCTAGACGAACACTGACCTCGTTTGGAATGACGTTATTAATGCCCTACGTCTTTGGTCTTGTTATCGCGGGGCTTTATGGCTATTTAACCGGCTTTAGTATCCCCACGTTACGCGCCTTGATGATGTGTTTCGTGGCTGTGTGTTTTTTAATTACTCGCCGAGCTTTTTCGCTTTGGTACGCCCAATGGCTAGCGTTCATTTGGAGCTTATCGTTGGCCCCTTTTTCATTGTTGAGCGCCAGTTTTTGGTTGTCTTTTATTGCGGTATTTTGCATTGGTGTCACCTTAATATCACAACCACAACACTATGGCAGGAATTGGATTCGAGCGGTTTATACCCACCTTAGTGTGAGCGCCTTTTTTGTCGCTATGACCGGTTGGTTTTTTGCTGGCGTGAGTTGGTCTAGTCCGCTGTATAATTTTATTTTCGTCCCTTATGTGTCGTTTTTGGTGATGCCATTGGTGCTATTGGCGGTGTTTATAACTCCTTGGTTGCCTAGTCTCACGAAGGGTATTTGGTGGTTGTGTAATGGATTATTAGAACCCATGCAGTATGCGATGGCTTGGTCGCCAAGCTCCTGGTTGCCGATTTATCCTTCAACCGTATTGCTCTTAGTCATCGCCGCCTTCGTGTTTAATTTTCGCCAATGGATGACGTGGCGGTTAGCGTTACTGGTATTTTTGGGCTTTGTATTGCCCTGGCCACAAAGTAATCAAAGACAAAGCGTGCACTTTTTTGATGTTGGCCATGGATTGAGTGTGGTGTTTCGAGACCGTGAACAAGGTGTTATTTATGACACTGGTCCGGGGAATGACAATTGGAGCCAAGCCAGCAGTGTCTTGACACCTTGGTTTTATCAACAAGGCTTGCGTGAGATCAGTGCACTGTTTATTAGCCATGGCGATAATGACCACGCAGGAGGGGTATCTCATATTAAAAAACACTGGTCACCCAAATATATTTTTGCTAGCCAATACGGAGCAAATTATCGCTTGTGCCGGCAAGGGCAGCGCTGGCAGTGGAATGAGTGGCAATTTGACATAGTGTGGCCACCTAAAATCGTGCGTCGTGCCTACAATCCTCACTCTTGTGTCGTGAAAGCCACTCATAAAAGTGGCTGGCGGATATTATTGACTGGAGACATGACGGCAACGGCGGAATACCTTGTGCAAAGAACGGAGATTGATTTGCACAGTCATGTCATCAGTGTTCCTCATCACGGCAGCAAGACCTCCTCGACGGTTGCCTTCATTGAAGCGGTTGATCCAGAGTGGGCGATTGTGTCTGCGTCTCCTTACCGGCGTTGGAACTTGCCTGCCATCGAGGTACAGCAGCGTTACCAAGAGCGCGGAATTGGCTGGCTTGAAACCGCAAAGCTCGGTCAAGTCAGTTGGTATTATGATGGGGATAAGTGGTCATGGAATGCACAACGACAACGGATTCTTACCCCGTGGTATAGGCAGATGATGCGCGAAGAGATAGAATAG
- the msbA gene encoding lipid A ABC transporter ATP-binding protein/permease MsbA yields MSQEYDESTWQTFKRLWKYIRLYKSGLAVAVVALIINATADTYMISLLKPLLDEGFGNAESNFLRTLPFIIFAMMIIRGTSGFISTYCLSWVSGNVVMQIRRMVFNHFMQMPVSYFDREKTGTLLSRITYDSEQVSAATSRALVSIVREGASIIGLLALMFYNSWQLSLVLIVVAPVVAWAISVVSKRFRKVSKNMQSAMGVVTTSAEQMLKGHKEVLTYGGQDVERERFEKVSNRMRQQSMKLVTAQAAANPIIQIIASVAIFAILYLASIESIKQELSAGTFTVIFSAMFGLMRPLKALTNVTSQFQRGMAASQTLFSLIDLEPELNHGTYRSDKVQGDVSVRNVTFSYQESSHKALDEISFDIPPGKTVALVGRSGSGKSTIASLLTRFYEINEGTITLDGRDIRDYDLKNLRTHFGLVSQHVHLFNDTIANNIAYAANERYSREQIVKAAKLAYAHDFIEGLENGYDTEIGENGASLSGGQRQRIAIARALLRDAPVLILDEATSALDTESEKAIQSALDELQRDKTVLVIAHRLSTIEKADQILVVDDGKIVERGTHEALLDADGAYAQLHRIQFGGDEV; encoded by the coding sequence ATGTCACAAGAATACGATGAATCGACCTGGCAGACGTTTAAACGTCTATGGAAATACATTCGCCTTTACAAGTCCGGTCTGGCTGTAGCTGTGGTCGCATTAATTATTAATGCCACGGCAGATACCTATATGATTTCTCTATTAAAGCCTTTACTTGATGAAGGTTTTGGCAACGCGGAGTCAAATTTTTTAAGAACACTGCCATTTATTATCTTTGCGATGATGATTATTCGTGGCACCAGTGGCTTTATTTCGACTTATTGCTTGAGTTGGGTATCGGGTAATGTCGTGATGCAAATTCGGCGCATGGTGTTCAACCACTTCATGCAAATGCCGGTGTCTTATTTTGACCGTGAAAAAACCGGTACTTTATTGTCGCGTATTACTTATGACTCTGAACAAGTTTCCGCTGCCACCAGTCGTGCCTTGGTCAGTATTGTCCGTGAAGGGGCAAGTATTATTGGCCTATTGGCGCTGATGTTTTACAACAGCTGGCAGTTGTCTTTGGTACTTATCGTGGTTGCCCCTGTCGTTGCTTGGGCGATCAGTGTGGTCTCTAAGCGCTTTAGAAAAGTCTCAAAAAATATGCAGTCGGCGATGGGCGTGGTGACCACCTCTGCAGAGCAAATGCTCAAAGGGCACAAAGAAGTCCTGACTTATGGCGGTCAAGATGTTGAGCGAGAGCGTTTTGAAAAAGTGAGCAATCGCATGCGTCAACAAAGCATGAAATTGGTCACCGCTCAGGCGGCAGCCAACCCGATTATTCAAATTATTGCTTCAGTTGCGATCTTTGCTATTTTGTATTTGGCCAGTATCGAGTCTATTAAACAAGAGCTATCAGCAGGGACTTTTACGGTCATTTTCTCAGCCATGTTCGGGTTGATGAGACCACTCAAAGCATTGACTAACGTGACCTCGCAATTCCAACGCGGTATGGCAGCGAGTCAAACCCTGTTTTCACTCATCGACTTAGAGCCAGAGCTTAATCACGGTACGTATCGCAGTGACAAAGTCCAAGGCGATGTCAGTGTGCGCAATGTGACCTTTTCTTACCAAGAATCAAGCCACAAAGCTTTAGATGAAATCAGTTTTGATATTCCTCCAGGAAAAACGGTGGCGTTGGTGGGGCGTTCTGGATCGGGCAAAAGTACCATTGCCAGTTTGCTCACCCGTTTTTATGAAATTAACGAGGGCACGATTACACTCGATGGCCGCGACATTCGCGATTACGATCTGAAAAATTTGCGCACCCATTTCGGTTTGGTGTCGCAACATGTGCATCTTTTTAACGATACGATAGCCAATAATATTGCTTATGCTGCCAATGAGCGTTATTCACGTGAACAGATCGTGAAAGCGGCAAAGTTGGCTTATGCACATGATTTTATTGAGGGGCTTGAGAATGGCTACGACACCGAAATTGGCGAAAATGGCGCCAGTTTGTCAGGTGGACAACGACAGCGCATTGCGATAGCTCGTGCGTTGTTGCGAGATGCGCCGGTGCTGATTTTGGATGAGGCCACCTCTGCATTAGACACAGAATCTGAAAAAGCAATTCAATCTGCGCTTGATGAACTGCAGCGCGATAAAACCGTGTTGGTGATTGCTCACCGTTTATCAACGATTGAAAAAGCAGATCAAATCTTAGTGGTCGACGATGGCAAGATTGTTGAACGCGGAACCCACGAAGCATTATTAGACGCCGATGGGGCTTATGCGCAATTGCATCGCATTCAATTTGGTGGAGACGAAGTGTGA
- the lpxK gene encoding tetraacyldisaccharide 4'-kinase, which produces MFPLSQVFGLVSRRRRQSYQSGKKTPYRPPVPIVVVGNITAGGNGKTPVVIALVEALQQQGFCVGVVSRGYGGKSTSYPLLVQKSTSSLECGDEPKLIHERTKAHVAVAPKRAEAVKALLPLGVQVIITDDGLQHYALARDIELIVVDGQRRFGNGLLIPAGPMRESLSRLDDVDFVIANGAAEHGELAMTLEPGKAVNLVTGEQKPVDELPPLCAFAGIGHPPRFFSTLREQGAKLVASHGFADHKAYTEQDIIALENDASTLIMTEKDAVKCLSFARENWWYLPVTARFCASDHQKVMLKIQEVIKEYGPPLT; this is translated from the coding sequence ATGTTTCCCCTCAGTCAGGTATTTGGTTTGGTCAGTCGACGTCGTCGTCAATCTTACCAATCGGGGAAAAAAACGCCATATCGCCCACCGGTACCCATTGTTGTCGTAGGCAACATCACCGCGGGGGGCAATGGCAAAACCCCGGTCGTGATAGCATTAGTCGAGGCATTGCAACAGCAAGGGTTTTGCGTCGGGGTGGTATCTCGCGGGTATGGTGGCAAGTCAACGTCATACCCTTTGCTGGTGCAAAAGAGTACTTCGAGCTTGGAATGTGGTGACGAGCCTAAATTGATCCACGAACGAACCAAAGCACATGTCGCTGTGGCGCCCAAACGCGCTGAAGCCGTTAAGGCCTTGTTACCACTTGGTGTTCAAGTGATCATCACGGATGACGGATTACAGCATTACGCGTTAGCAAGAGACATTGAGTTGATTGTCGTTGATGGCCAGCGCCGTTTTGGCAATGGCTTGTTGATTCCGGCAGGGCCGATGCGAGAATCGCTATCTCGATTAGATGACGTTGACTTTGTTATTGCGAATGGCGCGGCTGAGCATGGTGAATTAGCGATGACGCTAGAGCCAGGGAAAGCGGTAAACTTGGTGACGGGTGAGCAAAAACCGGTAGATGAGTTACCACCTTTGTGCGCTTTTGCCGGTATCGGTCATCCGCCACGCTTTTTCAGTACCTTGCGCGAACAAGGGGCGAAACTCGTGGCGAGTCATGGCTTTGCTGACCATAAAGCGTACACAGAACAAGATATTATTGCGCTAGAAAACGACGCCAGCACGTTGATAATGACAGAAAAAGACGCGGTTAAGTGCCTGTCCTTTGCGCGTGAGAATTGGTGGTATTTACCGGTAACCGCGCGTTTTTGTGCGTCTGACCACCAAAAAGTTATGTTAAAAATACAAGAGGTTATTAAGGAATATGGACCACCGCTTACTTGA
- a CDS encoding Trm112 family protein — MDHRLLEIVACPICKGKLVYDKEQQELICRFDRLAYPIKEGIPVLLENEARHISMEEV; from the coding sequence ATGGACCACCGCTTACTTGAAATTGTCGCTTGCCCTATTTGCAAAGGCAAACTGGTTTACGACAAAGAACAACAAGAGCTCATCTGTCGATTCGACCGATTGGCATACCCGATCAAAGAAGGGATCCCCGTTCTGCTTGAGAACGAAGCCCGCCACATTTCTATGGAGGAGGTGTAA
- the kdsB gene encoding 3-deoxy-manno-octulosonate cytidylyltransferase, with protein MPFTVIIPARYDSSRLPGKPLADIAGKPMVQWVYQQAQQAGAERVIVATDDERVAHVVTAFGGEVCMTSRQHESGTERLAEVIDTLGIKDDHIIVNVQGDEPLIPPQIIAQVADNLASSQAPMATLAVEIQDPEDIFNPNAVKVVANRDKLALYFSRASIPWDRDNFAQTPPLIEQPLMRHIGIYAYRAGFVNTYINWQPSPLEKIEKLEQLRVLWYGESIHVDVARVAPPAGVDTHEDLEKVRAIVSAPGFNI; from the coding sequence ATGCCCTTTACGGTCATCATACCCGCTCGCTATGACTCAAGCCGTTTACCGGGAAAACCATTAGCTGATATCGCTGGAAAACCAATGGTGCAGTGGGTTTACCAACAAGCCCAACAAGCAGGCGCTGAACGCGTCATTGTTGCTACCGATGATGAGCGAGTAGCGCACGTGGTTACTGCGTTTGGCGGTGAGGTGTGCATGACCTCTCGTCAACATGAATCAGGGACAGAACGATTGGCAGAAGTTATTGACACACTCGGCATTAAAGATGACCACATTATTGTCAATGTACAGGGGGATGAGCCTTTGATCCCACCACAAATCATTGCTCAGGTTGCCGATAATTTAGCCTCTAGTCAAGCCCCTATGGCCACCTTGGCGGTTGAAATTCAAGACCCCGAGGATATTTTCAATCCAAATGCCGTAAAAGTGGTGGCCAATCGAGACAAACTGGCGTTGTATTTTAGCCGCGCCAGTATTCCTTGGGATAGAGATAATTTCGCACAAACACCCCCTTTGATTGAGCAGCCGTTAATGCGCCACATTGGCATCTATGCTTATCGTGCTGGATTTGTGAATACTTACATCAACTGGCAGCCCAGCCCACTAGAAAAAATTGAAAAACTCGAACAGTTACGGGTGCTGTGGTATGGAGAGTCGATTCACGTCGATGTGGCGAGAGTGGCTCCGCCGGCCGGAGTGGATACACACGAGGACTTGGAAAAAGTCAGAGCGATTGTTTCTGCTCCTGGCTTCAACATCTAA
- the fes gene encoding enterochelin esterase — protein sequence MPLATFTAIVEVDIFSLYFFMTYRQRPAEQPFFIRATQVDHDKSFTHLDIGSMSWWQSVKDKGTPLLFERNDGDYDVFFIVKLSHFGPQLSEIYIQVNGITDHHKVDLDQFIFIRDCDLAYFHCVIPPKWLGSYTFYPQQQTREKPTSNDLTQLMPWLKQVFSDPHADNFNHSSLSACPWGQKRSPLAMPCAPVQLYWQALDSNVDAISQSPAIEPYLWHCKRLNNQRRVWFYTPAVTSTATMPIVLLQDGHFWAEEMPIWAVIDDLTGRGELAPAHYVLIDSIDTYHRSRDLPCNEHYWHAIFDELLPELERYYQCELINQPFITAGQSFGGLSSLYAALLYPDKVVAVLSQSGSFWWPDRKQVHQQGSQINSKHYLVEQIEKYSLPSSLLCHLDIGSLEGNMPALTQTVHAALLAKGVRSHYRQYLGGHEWLCWRECLIAGLVDVLKPYRFNLS from the coding sequence ATGCCTCTTGCAACATTTACCGCTATAGTAGAGGTTGATATTTTCAGCCTCTACTTTTTTATGACCTATCGACAACGCCCTGCTGAGCAACCGTTTTTTATTCGTGCCACCCAGGTTGACCACGATAAATCTTTCACTCACCTCGATATTGGTTCGATGTCTTGGTGGCAATCTGTCAAAGACAAAGGGACGCCTTTATTATTTGAACGCAATGATGGTGATTACGACGTCTTCTTTATCGTTAAATTAAGTCATTTTGGCCCACAGCTCAGTGAAATTTATATCCAGGTAAACGGCATTACTGATCATCATAAAGTCGACCTCGACCAATTTATCTTTATTCGCGACTGTGATCTTGCTTATTTCCACTGTGTGATCCCACCAAAATGGCTTGGCAGTTATACCTTTTATCCGCAACAGCAGACAAGAGAAAAACCAACCTCAAATGATCTTACCCAACTCATGCCTTGGCTTAAGCAGGTGTTTTCTGATCCACACGCCGACAACTTTAATCACTCGAGTTTATCTGCCTGCCCTTGGGGACAAAAACGTTCACCACTGGCAATGCCTTGCGCACCTGTACAGCTTTATTGGCAAGCTCTGGATAGCAATGTCGATGCGATTAGCCAATCACCTGCCATTGAACCCTATTTATGGCACTGCAAACGCTTAAACAATCAGCGAAGGGTTTGGTTTTATACCCCAGCAGTGACTTCCACGGCAACGATGCCGATTGTCCTATTACAAGACGGTCACTTTTGGGCCGAGGAAATGCCGATTTGGGCGGTGATCGATGACTTGACTGGCCGCGGTGAACTTGCTCCTGCTCACTATGTGCTGATAGACAGTATCGATACTTATCATCGCAGCCGTGATTTACCCTGTAATGAGCATTATTGGCATGCTATTTTTGATGAGTTACTGCCCGAGTTAGAGCGCTATTATCAGTGTGAACTTATCAATCAACCCTTCATTACTGCAGGCCAGAGCTTTGGTGGCTTGAGCAGTCTGTACGCCGCTCTTCTGTATCCTGACAAGGTCGTTGCCGTGTTATCTCAATCGGGATCATTTTGGTGGCCAGACCGAAAACAAGTTCATCAACAAGGAAGTCAAATTAACTCAAAACATTACCTGGTAGAGCAAATCGAGAAGTACTCACTCCCCAGTTCGTTACTCTGTCATCTCGATATTGGAAGCTTAGAAGGGAATATGCCCGCACTCACTCAGACTGTGCATGCGGCCTTACTGGCGAAAGGGGTCCGAAGCCATTATCGCCAATACCTCGGCGGCCATGAATGGCTGTGTTGGCGAGAATGTTTAATAGCAGGGCTCGTCGATGTATTAAAACCCTATCGCTTTAATCTGTCCTGA
- a CDS encoding SpoVR family protein: MSTLEKETKTRLPDGPDWTFELLERYHKEIKRVAEHYRLDTYPNQIELITSEQMMDAYSSIGMPINYNHWSFGKKFIQTEQNYKHGQMGLAYEIVINSDPCIAYLMEENTVTMQALVIAHACYGHNSFFKGNYLFQTWTDASSIIDYLLFAKKYIADCEEKYGLADVEKTLDSCHALMNFGVDRYKRPEKISITEEKARQEEREAYLQSQVNELWRTLPEQKENLQQSQPRFPSEPQENILYFIEKHAPLLEPWQREIVRIVRKVSQYFYPQKQTQVMNEGWATFWHYTILNHMYDEGTVSERFILEFLHSHTSVVAQPAYNSPYFSGINPYALGFAMFQDIKRICENPTAEDKEWFPELVGQDWLETLHFAMHNFKDESFISQYLSPKVIRDFKLFSIYDDDQQKYIEINAIHDDNGYKKIREALSAQYNLSNLEPNIQVYNVDVRGDRSLTLQYVPHNRIPLDGSHREVLKHLHRLWGFEVRLEEVKDNGKRELLGVCPSKQESGEP, encoded by the coding sequence ATGAGTACACTAGAAAAAGAGACCAAAACACGGCTACCCGATGGGCCAGATTGGACCTTTGAGCTGCTTGAGCGTTATCACAAAGAAATCAAACGCGTCGCCGAGCACTACCGGCTGGACACTTACCCAAATCAAATTGAGTTGATCACGTCTGAGCAAATGATGGATGCTTACTCGAGTATTGGCATGCCCATCAATTACAATCATTGGTCATTTGGTAAAAAATTCATTCAAACTGAACAAAATTACAAGCATGGCCAAATGGGATTGGCCTACGAAATTGTCATCAACTCCGATCCCTGCATTGCTTATTTAATGGAAGAAAACACCGTGACCATGCAAGCGCTGGTGATCGCCCACGCTTGCTATGGCCACAACTCTTTTTTCAAAGGGAATTATCTATTTCAAACTTGGACAGACGCCAGTTCGATTATCGATTACTTGTTGTTTGCTAAAAAGTACATTGCCGATTGTGAAGAAAAATATGGATTAGCCGACGTTGAGAAAACGCTAGACTCTTGCCATGCTCTGATGAACTTTGGTGTTGATCGTTATAAAAGACCAGAAAAAATATCCATTACTGAAGAAAAAGCCCGTCAAGAAGAGCGGGAAGCCTATTTGCAGTCCCAGGTGAACGAGTTGTGGCGTACCCTACCCGAGCAAAAAGAAAACCTGCAACAGAGTCAGCCGCGCTTCCCCAGTGAGCCTCAGGAGAACATACTATATTTTATTGAGAAACATGCCCCTTTGCTCGAGCCCTGGCAACGGGAAATTGTCAGGATTGTCCGCAAAGTTAGCCAGTATTTTTATCCCCAAAAGCAAACACAAGTCATGAATGAAGGTTGGGCAACCTTTTGGCATTACACCATACTCAATCACATGTACGATGAGGGGACGGTCAGTGAGCGCTTTATTTTGGAGTTCTTACACAGCCACACCAGCGTCGTCGCCCAGCCGGCTTATAACAGCCCCTATTTTAGTGGTATTAATCCCTATGCATTGGGCTTTGCTATGTTCCAGGACATTAAACGCATCTGTGAAAACCCTACCGCCGAGGATAAAGAATGGTTCCCAGAGTTGGTGGGCCAAGACTGGTTAGAGACTCTGCACTTCGCGATGCATAATTTTAAGGATGAAAGTTTTATTAGTCAGTACCTATCGCCTAAAGTCATCCGTGATTTTAAGCTGTTTTCAATTTACGATGACGATCAACAAAAGTATATTGAAATCAATGCGATTCATGATGATAACGGTTATAAAAAAATACGCGAGGCCCTTTCTGCCCAGTATAACTTGAGCAATCTAGAACCCAATATTCAAGTCTATAATGTCGATGTGCGTGGTGACCGCTCTCTAACCTTACAGTACGTGCCACACAATCGCATTCCACTCGATGGCAGTCATCGCGAGGTGCTCAAACACCTGCATCGATTATGGGGTTTTGAAGTTCGGTTAGAAGAAGTCAAAGACAACGGCAAGCGAGAACTGTTAGGGGTATGCCCCAGTAAGCAAGAGTCTGGAGAGCCTTAA